The region CATAAGAAAGCAAGCTACTGATAGAAAATTCTTTGAATAAAACAAAGACAGAAGGAAAGGTTCTAAAACTTACAATCTCCTACACACACTTCAGTGTGTCTGCTGTTGGGAGGATGGTGACCAATTGTTCAAGGAAGTAGAAGGGATTATCAGAAGGCATATTAATATGTCGGTTCTCCCTAGTGTCCAGCCATTCCATGAAATAGCATATCCATTGTGGTTGACATCAGCTATCTGTGAGATTTGGTTCGCGTTATCCGGGATTTTGGATCAGTTTCCAAAGTGGTCGCCCATTAACCGTGAGATTTATCTTGACAGGCTTGCTATAAGATATGATCGTGACGGAGAACCATCACAGTTGGCCCTTATTGACGTTTTCGTCAGTACAGAGAACCCTCTCAAGGAGCCGCCTCTTATCATTGCAAATATTGTTTTGTCTATACTCTCCATTGATTACCCTACCAACAAGGTTTTCTGCTATGTATCAGATGATGGTTCAGCTATGCTGACTTTTGAAGCCTTATCAGAAACAGTTTCCTGGAAACTTCAAGAAGCTATTGCTCCAAAATTTGAAGAAGAATGTTGCTTCTGGAAAGCTTGCTAAGGTTAAAGGTTCGTTCAAGCTTTCTGCAGCAGCTAAGAAGCCAGCAGTTGCCAAGCCAAAGTCAAAACCAGGTTAATGCTAACATGATACCAACATAATGGGCGACATTGCAGAGATGCATTATCAGGCTCATGTTGTGAAGCGAACCGTCACGCTTATGGCAGCTCACCAAACTGCGCCATGACACAAGACCCTGCACAACATCAAACAACACGGTCATGAACTAATACAATCCCATTCCAATATTTCAAATAGCACATATCCCATTCTTGTTCAAGTGTGTCGAGTAAACTTGTAAGTAGTGGTTAATTTCTTACCAAGCAGTAAAAGGGTAAATGAAGAGTAGAGAAGGGGGGACCACCAACTGGGGATGAGGACAAAATTTCCCCAACATCCTTCGTACGAGAGCTTCTGCTGCGAATCAGAGGAAAGAGATTAGTGGCATATAAAAGAAGAACCACTATTCACAAAAACCCTAGAGAGGCGCGTCCACTATTCACAAAAAACCCTAGAGAGGAGAGCGGCCGCTGTGATAAAAAAGGCAAGAAACAAAAGAAACCCTATTTTTGATCGGA is a window of Lathyrus oleraceus cultivar Zhongwan6 chromosome 6, CAAS_Psat_ZW6_1.0, whole genome shotgun sequence DNA encoding:
- the LOC127095652 gene encoding cellulose synthase A catalytic subunit 1 [UDP-forming]-like translates to MSVLPSVQPFHEIAYPLWLTSAICEIWFALSGILDQFPKWSPINREIYLDRLAIRYDRDGEPSQLALIDVFVSTENPLKEPPLIIANIVLSILSIDYPTNKVFCYVSDDGSAMLTFEALSETVSWKLQEAIAPKFEEECCFWKAC